From Candidatus Bathyarchaeota archaeon, the proteins below share one genomic window:
- a CDS encoding uroporphyrinogen decarboxylase family protein: MDHRERVLKAINFEEPDMVPVSELAIDLALMERILGVKKEITYSSQSALVADRSKERALYDIFYETYTKLGFDLIYCISTSLPDGYELKKTPEGQIMDEIGRTYTYDFKTKVYTVTGTVFNTEDDVDNFLETDFPDPMATGRLYGFEYLEKINEGKLALGIHIREPFAHVWEAMTPIKFVTWMHKNPSLIKKFIDKMTDFNIKLIELLGRYDLDIIMLGGDLCDAHGPMLPPDKFKSLGVFEAMKKQVDAAHKFGIKFLKHTDGQINPILEELVDISMIDGLHSLDPSAGVDIGEVKKRYGHKLILHGNISVDNLATKSVDEIIEETKNVIKLASPGGGHILSSSNSWYAGGKLENYMAMVETTRKYGKYPITI; this comes from the coding sequence TTGGATCATAGAGAAAGAGTACTGAAAGCTATTAATTTTGAAGAGCCGGATATGGTTCCAGTTAGTGAATTAGCCATAGATTTGGCTCTTATGGAAAGAATATTAGGAGTTAAGAAAGAGATTACTTACTCTTCTCAATCTGCTTTAGTTGCTGATAGAAGCAAAGAGAGAGCTTTGTATGATATATTTTATGAGACATATACAAAACTCGGCTTCGATTTAATATATTGTATATCCACATCATTGCCAGATGGCTACGAACTGAAAAAAACACCTGAAGGACAGATCATGGATGAAATAGGTAGGACCTATACTTACGACTTTAAAACAAAAGTATATACAGTCACTGGTACAGTGTTCAATACCGAGGATGATGTTGATAATTTTCTTGAAACTGATTTTCCTGATCCAATGGCTACAGGTAGACTTTATGGTTTTGAATATTTAGAGAAAATAAATGAGGGCAAATTGGCTTTAGGGATTCATATTCGTGAACCCTTCGCTCATGTTTGGGAAGCTATGACGCCTATTAAATTCGTAACTTGGATGCACAAAAATCCGTCATTAATTAAGAAATTCATAGATAAAATGACTGACTTCAATATTAAACTCATAGAGTTATTGGGCAGATATGATCTGGACATAATTATGCTGGGCGGTGATTTATGTGATGCCCACGGTCCCATGTTGCCTCCAGATAAATTCAAAAGTTTAGGCGTCTTTGAAGCAATGAAGAAGCAAGTAGATGCTGCTCATAAATTCGGTATAAAATTCCTTAAACATACTGATGGGCAAATCAATCCAATATTAGAAGAACTTGTGGACATATCGATGATAGATGGTTTGCATTCATTGGATCCAAGTGCAGGTGTTGATATTGGTGAGGTAAAAAAGAGATATGGTCATAAATTGATCCTTCATGGTAACATCTCTGTAGATAATTTAGCCACAAAAAGCGTTGATGAAATTATTGAAGAAACCAAAAATGTTATTAAATTGGCCTCACCAGGTGGCGGACACATATTGTCTTCAAGTAACTCCTGGTATGCTGGAGGCAAACTGGAAAATTACATGGCTATGGTTGAAACCACAAGGAAGTATGGTAAATATCCTATAACAATATAA
- a CDS encoding radical SAM protein — protein sequence MPEIASTYKFAYHLEKLEAYLRNEQFLPATLELDISTKCNRRCPLCPSTMSPSSNTLDLDFIERLFTRLEGETRGLLLSGGEPMLAPIFPKVLHLAREYGFTDITIVTNGSLLDKERVAAALCEYASAIRVSIYDWSREGFADFQATLRRIKTLRSRIEREDSMLQIGVSALTSKENADTLHSITREVASAGAHWIYFHPMCIRWDKGAPEPVDQSGVLAKIKECQMEKLDAFHIFTFPDRYMERKIEFSGYHAAHFLLVIGADGMNYLGAEVKYHPQYVIADLTNNWSDDFLWKRERLKRIESVKSRTYPALASRHRGILYNQAIQDLIDHDKRSLVEESAPYRAAYKFPHIL from the coding sequence ATGCCTGAGATCGCGTCGACTTATAAGTTCGCATATCACTTGGAAAAGCTTGAGGCCTATCTGCGCAACGAACAATTCTTGCCGGCAACCCTTGAGTTAGACATCTCGACTAAATGTAATAGGAGATGCCCACTATGTCCCAGCACAATGAGCCCCTCCTCAAACACGCTTGACCTTGATTTCATCGAGCGCCTGTTTACCAGACTCGAAGGGGAGACAAGAGGTCTTCTCCTATCAGGAGGAGAGCCAATGCTGGCACCGATTTTTCCCAAAGTACTCCACTTAGCTCGGGAATACGGGTTTACTGACATCACCATCGTGACAAATGGGAGTCTTCTAGACAAGGAGCGAGTTGCTGCAGCACTCTGTGAATACGCATCGGCCATCCGAGTATCCATCTACGATTGGTCTAGAGAAGGGTTTGCAGATTTCCAAGCTACTCTCCGGCGAATCAAAACCTTGAGGTCGCGGATCGAGAGGGAGGACAGCATGCTGCAGATCGGCGTTAGTGCTCTGACATCTAAGGAAAACGCAGATACTCTACACTCCATTACTCGAGAGGTCGCTTCAGCAGGAGCTCATTGGATCTACTTCCATCCCATGTGTATCCGATGGGACAAGGGAGCTCCAGAGCCAGTCGACCAATCGGGAGTATTGGCGAAGATCAAGGAATGTCAAATGGAAAAATTGGATGCGTTTCATATTTTCACCTTTCCAGACAGATACATGGAACGCAAGATCGAGTTCTCTGGATACCATGCAGCTCATTTCCTTCTCGTAATCGGTGCTGATGGGATGAACTACCTTGGAGCTGAGGTGAAGTATCATCCTCAGTACGTTATTGCTGACCTAACTAATAATTGGAGTGATGACTTCCTATGGAAGAGAGAGCGTCTGAAGCGGATCGAATCTGTTAAAAGTCGAACATACCCTGCCTTGGCCAGTCGACACAGAGGCATCCTATACAACCAAGCCATACAGGATTTGATCGATCATGACAAACGATCCTTGGTCGAAGAATCTGCACCTTATAGAGCGGCATATAAGTTCCCCCACATTCTATGA
- the hisS gene encoding histidine--tRNA ligase gives MTKTSFSIPRGMRDIEASEMGKRLWIYNKIQKVMQNYGFQMVEPTAIENLETLEAKSGPEIREEIYWFKDKADRNLGLRFDLTVGMTRMVANRFDLAEPIKMYALSEMWRYDEPQFARYRNFYQWDAEIYGSPKQEADAEVICLGIDILEEVGLKEFEIKISNRKLIEGFLRKVGLNSKERLENAMRNIDKIKKISKKELLQEFKKDNLASDLIEKIFDFVSFSGDIQKASERIPEIFLKDEEIYNSYTEIVDLMDILKSFKVADKCVIDFSIIRGIGYYDGIVFEAYDNIGNEIGSIFGGGRYDKLCGIYGKREMPATGVAGGIERLILSLEKSSLLPDVSQAPMVYVVTTDDSLREKSWDIVRLLRNKGISADFDLRKRNLKKQLEYANSLNIPYVILIGKNELEKGKVKFKDMKKRQELELSLEDALQKLTYT, from the coding sequence TTGACCAAGACTTCATTCTCGATTCCAAGAGGAATGCGTGATATCGAAGCATCAGAAATGGGAAAAAGACTGTGGATATACAATAAGATACAGAAGGTCATGCAGAATTATGGATTTCAAATGGTAGAGCCCACCGCTATAGAAAATCTCGAGACGCTCGAAGCAAAATCAGGTCCTGAAATAAGAGAAGAGATCTACTGGTTTAAGGATAAGGCAGATCGAAATCTGGGATTAAGATTTGATCTTACAGTTGGAATGACGAGAATGGTGGCGAATCGTTTCGATTTAGCTGAGCCAATAAAAATGTATGCTCTATCGGAAATGTGGAGGTACGATGAGCCGCAATTTGCCAGATATAGAAATTTCTACCAATGGGATGCTGAAATATATGGATCGCCCAAACAAGAAGCTGACGCAGAAGTAATATGTTTAGGTATAGATATCTTAGAGGAAGTTGGGCTGAAAGAATTCGAAATCAAGATTAGTAATCGAAAATTAATCGAGGGATTCTTACGAAAAGTTGGCTTAAATTCAAAAGAGAGATTAGAAAATGCGATGAGAAACATAGATAAAATCAAAAAAATCTCTAAAAAAGAGCTTCTCCAAGAATTTAAGAAAGATAATTTGGCTTCGGATTTAATAGAAAAAATATTCGATTTCGTATCGTTTAGTGGTGATATACAGAAAGCATCTGAGAGAATTCCAGAAATTTTTCTTAAAGATGAAGAAATTTACAATTCTTATACAGAAATTGTTGATCTGATGGATATACTGAAGTCCTTTAAAGTAGCCGATAAGTGCGTTATTGATTTTAGTATTATTAGGGGAATAGGATATTACGATGGCATAGTATTCGAAGCATATGACAATATTGGAAATGAGATTGGATCGATCTTCGGTGGAGGACGTTATGATAAACTCTGCGGGATTTATGGGAAGAGGGAGATGCCTGCCACTGGGGTTGCCGGTGGAATAGAAAGATTGATCCTTTCTTTGGAGAAAAGTTCCCTTTTGCCTGATGTTTCTCAAGCACCAATGGTATATGTTGTAACAACAGATGACAGTCTAAGAGAAAAAAGCTGGGATATTGTTAGACTATTAAGAAATAAGGGAATATCTGCAGATTTTGACTTGAGAAAAAGAAATCTGAAGAAACAACTTGAATATGCCAATTCACTAAATATCCCTTATGTGATATTAATTGGAAAGAATGAGTTGGAGAAAGGAAAAGTCAAATTTAAAGACATGAAGAAACGTCAAGAACTTGAATTAAGCTTAGAGGATGCACTTCAGAAATTAACATATACGTAA
- a CDS encoding cobalamin-dependent protein (Presence of a B(12) (cobalamin)-binding domain implies dependence on cobalamin itself, in one of its several forms, or in some unusual lineages, dependence on a cobalamin-like analog.) yields MTEETDILNAIKDCFSNLEGPDKIKKLILKAFDLNVDESKLINAMKGGLDEVGKKYDNSEYFLSDLVMSGVMANELTDLVKPRLQANESKPIGKVIIGTVKGDIHDIGKNLVINILSTQGFEVIDVGVDIAPEKFLESVQEKKPDILAMSCLLTAGMVELSNTVKMINEKELKVKTIIGGRPLTQEFADEIGADAYGKDAFEAVNIAKNFVGEK; encoded by the coding sequence ATGACTGAAGAAACTGACATTTTAAATGCAATAAAAGATTGTTTCTCCAACCTCGAAGGTCCTGATAAGATTAAAAAGTTGATCCTTAAGGCGTTTGATCTCAATGTGGATGAATCTAAATTGATAAATGCTATGAAGGGCGGGCTTGATGAGGTAGGTAAAAAATACGATAACTCCGAATATTTCCTTTCTGATCTTGTTATGTCAGGAGTTATGGCTAACGAGCTTACGGATTTGGTCAAACCGCGACTTCAAGCAAATGAATCAAAACCTATAGGGAAAGTTATAATAGGTACAGTGAAAGGCGATATACATGATATAGGTAAAAATCTGGTTATCAACATTCTATCGACACAAGGCTTCGAAGTTATAGATGTAGGCGTTGACATTGCACCTGAAAAATTCTTAGAAAGTGTTCAGGAAAAGAAGCCAGACATTCTTGCTATGTCTTGTTTGCTTACAGCTGGAATGGTAGAATTATCAAATACTGTTAAGATGATTAATGAAAAAGAACTAAAAGTAAAAACGATAATTGGAGGAAGACCGTTGACTCAAGAATTTGCTGATGAAATCGGGGCAGATGCCTATGGAAAAGATGCTTTTGAAGCGGTAAACATAGCAAAGAATTTCGTAGGTGAAAAATAG
- a CDS encoding DMT family transporter has protein sequence MIGETLAVIAAIFWAASTVVAAKVLRNMDPLNTNAVRSSFAAITMLIYAFFSGEIQEIFYVDVYGLIVVILAALIGFGIGDSFLYKSITLVGVSRSYIFAHTYPFFTMIFAILFLEEMFYPKYLLGTIIIFLGIIIVVTEIKYESKAKNYLGFLTALVASIAWSIGLILITVGISKMSVILANTIRFPFLFMLLFMVSRPWTKKIDLKKRNLIFLITSGILGMTLGGLIFLLGVKYIGVSKATSLGASSPVWASLMSSFFLKEKVTWRIMVAAFTVVIGIYFLI, from the coding sequence ATGATCGGTGAGACTTTAGCAGTTATTGCTGCGATCTTTTGGGCAGCATCTACGGTTGTAGCTGCTAAGGTATTGAGAAATATGGACCCTCTGAACACAAATGCTGTCAGATCTTCATTTGCAGCAATTACAATGCTCATCTATGCTTTCTTCAGTGGTGAAATCCAAGAAATATTCTATGTCGACGTTTATGGCTTAATAGTTGTAATACTTGCGGCTTTGATAGGATTTGGAATCGGGGATTCCTTTCTCTATAAAAGCATCACATTGGTAGGCGTTTCAAGATCCTACATTTTTGCACATACTTATCCTTTCTTCACAATGATCTTTGCAATATTATTCTTGGAAGAAATGTTTTATCCAAAATATCTGCTCGGAACAATCATAATATTCCTAGGCATAATCATCGTGGTTACAGAGATCAAATATGAAAGCAAAGCCAAGAATTATCTCGGTTTTCTAACAGCTTTGGTAGCTTCTATTGCATGGTCGATAGGGTTGATTCTAATTACGGTAGGGATATCAAAAATGAGTGTAATTTTAGCTAATACTATTCGTTTTCCTTTTCTTTTCATGCTTCTTTTTATGGTGTCCAGGCCATGGACCAAAAAAATTGACCTGAAGAAAAGAAATTTGATTTTTTTGATTACCTCTGGGATTTTAGGTATGACACTGGGTGGTTTAATATTTCTTTTAGGAGTGAAATACATTGGAGTTTCAAAGGCTACATCATTAGGCGCTTCCTCACCGGTCTGGGCATCATTAATGTCAAGTTTCTTCTTAAAAGAGAAAGTTACCTGGAGAATCATGGTAGCAGCTTTCACAGTTGTTATAGGCATATACTTTTTGATTTGA
- a CDS encoding phosphoribosyltransferase family protein produces MKGSSRILDLKYKLMTIDLLNLAKKYYTYRELAQIIGLPETVLSRYVKGHVLPSINRAKEISQILQKLMKLEIEFHKRIKFDEFGYFDNTGIISDMMLMERAVLFGINKFAGKCITKILSPAIDGLPIATLLAHRLGIPLVIAKKSREVGVRDFIEEVYIPSKSALMMSLYVPRGAIKKKDYVLIVDDVIDSGETQRALIRIIKKARAEVVGIYTLISIGEEWRPKIEEVDSCPVEVVLPVTLKMER; encoded by the coding sequence TTGAAAGGAAGTTCGCGTATACTCGATTTAAAATATAAGCTTATGACCATCGATTTGCTCAACTTAGCGAAGAAATATTACACATATCGTGAGCTTGCTCAAATTATTGGATTGCCTGAGACAGTATTGAGTAGATACGTAAAAGGACATGTTTTGCCCTCAATTAATAGGGCAAAAGAGATAAGCCAAATCCTGCAAAAGTTGATGAAACTGGAAATTGAGTTTCATAAAAGGATCAAGTTCGATGAATTTGGATATTTTGATAATACCGGCATAATCTCAGATATGATGCTTATGGAGAGAGCTGTCCTGTTTGGCATTAATAAATTTGCTGGAAAATGTATAACAAAGATCCTATCCCCAGCTATAGATGGGCTACCAATTGCCACTTTACTTGCTCATAGGCTCGGTATACCTTTAGTAATCGCCAAAAAGAGTAGAGAAGTAGGTGTTAGAGATTTCATTGAAGAGGTCTACATACCTTCAAAATCTGCACTTATGATGAGTTTGTATGTTCCCCGAGGAGCAATCAAAAAGAAAGATTATGTACTTATAGTGGATGATGTGATAGATAGCGGAGAAACTCAAAGAGCTCTTATAAGAATTATTAAGAAAGCTAGGGCCGAAGTTGTTGGAATATATACACTAATCTCAATAGGTGAAGAATGGAGACCTAAGATTGAAGAAGTTGACAGTTGCCCTGTTGAAGTGGTACTTCCAGTAACCTTGAAAATGGAAAGATAA